One genomic segment of Amycolatopsis sp. WQ 127309 includes these proteins:
- a CDS encoding carboxylesterase/lipase family protein produces MTMAEIAGGAVRGSARDGVRTFLGVPYAEPPVGALRFRAPRPAPPWSGVRDATRWAPRAPQPELTGRGFTGDEDCLYVNVYAPEAPGPYPVLVWIHGGGGVMGAPHQFDGSALARRGVVVVTVAYRLGVLGMLHLPGVADANLSLRDQVAALEWVRGNVSAFGGDPARVTLAGQSNGGRTVGTLLAVPATRGLVHQAIVQSGTGVGAVVHTPAEGAAIASAVLKELDVSAAELATLPMTRILQAQQRVSAASGTKVTYRVVVDGDLLPSRPLDGVREVPLLIGTTADEEDLFSWLQSGGAKLLGAGSTMLGPAEIDKAVAAYAELLDWPDEQVRNRALTAGDWWIPAIRFAEKQRDAWMYRLDWRIAPRGRGLGAPHGLDLPLVFDDIGNKNWRFLFAGRPRPAERLQALATEMSSAWVRFITTGDPGWPRYTPSERITRLFDDVTTTVPDPDRAQRLLWDTFSP; encoded by the coding sequence GTGACGATGGCAGAGATCGCGGGCGGCGCGGTGCGCGGCTCCGCGCGGGACGGGGTCAGGACCTTCCTCGGCGTGCCGTACGCCGAGCCGCCGGTGGGGGCGCTGCGGTTCCGCGCGCCGCGGCCGGCGCCGCCCTGGTCCGGCGTCCGCGACGCGACCCGGTGGGCCCCGCGGGCGCCCCAGCCCGAGCTGACCGGGCGGGGCTTCACCGGCGACGAGGACTGCCTCTACGTCAACGTCTACGCGCCGGAGGCGCCCGGCCCGTACCCGGTGCTGGTGTGGATCCACGGCGGTGGCGGCGTGATGGGCGCGCCGCACCAGTTCGACGGGTCGGCGCTGGCCCGGCGCGGGGTGGTCGTCGTGACCGTCGCCTACCGGCTCGGCGTCCTCGGCATGCTGCACCTGCCCGGCGTCGCCGACGCGAACCTCTCGCTGCGCGACCAGGTGGCCGCGCTGGAATGGGTGCGCGGCAACGTCTCCGCGTTCGGCGGCGACCCGGCGCGGGTCACGCTGGCCGGGCAGTCCAACGGCGGCCGCACGGTCGGGACGCTGCTGGCCGTGCCCGCCACGCGCGGCCTGGTCCACCAGGCGATCGTGCAGAGCGGCACCGGCGTCGGCGCGGTGGTGCACACCCCGGCCGAGGGCGCGGCGATCGCGTCGGCGGTCCTCAAGGAGCTGGACGTCTCGGCTGCGGAGCTGGCGACGTTGCCGATGACGCGGATTCTCCAGGCGCAGCAACGGGTTTCGGCCGCGTCGGGCACCAAGGTCACTTACCGCGTGGTCGTCGACGGCGACCTGCTGCCTTCGCGTCCGCTCGACGGCGTCCGCGAAGTCCCGCTGCTCATCGGGACGACGGCCGACGAGGAAGACCTCTTCAGCTGGCTGCAGTCGGGCGGCGCGAAGCTCCTCGGCGCCGGCTCGACGATGCTGGGGCCCGCGGAGATCGACAAGGCCGTCGCGGCGTACGCCGAGCTGCTCGACTGGCCGGACGAGCAGGTCCGTAACCGGGCGCTGACGGCGGGAGACTGGTGGATCCCGGCGATCCGGTTCGCCGAGAAGCAGCGCGACGCCTGGATGTACCGCCTCGACTGGCGGATCGCGCCCCGCGGCCGCGGCCTGGGCGCGCCGCACGGCCTGGACCTGCCGTTGGTGTTCGACGACATCGGCAACAAGAACTGGCGCTTCCTCTTCGCCGGCCGCCCACGCCCCGCCGAGCGCTTACAGGCGCTGGCAACGGAGATGTCGAGCGCCTGGGTCCGCTTCATCACCACGGGCGACCCAGGCTGGCCGCGCTACACGCCGTCCGAGCGCATCACGCGCCTCTTCGACGACGTCACCACCACGGTCCCCGACCCGGACCGCGCCCAGCGCCTGCTCTGGGACACCTTTAGTCCGTGA
- a CDS encoding beta-N-acetylhexosaminidase: MAVSRTRRLLRLGLVAALTAAALAGGVVTASAAPVPSTSVVPAPASTVPASGVTYTLGSGVAISADVAAIGDQLATTLRRSTGYAVPVHTPPSGTDGVRLLLSGAPDSVGDQGYQLDVTASGVVVRARQAAGLFAGAQTLLQLLPPAAQGSTTAAGPWVLAGGRITDQPRFGYRGAMLDVARHFFTVAQVERYVDQLARYKVNTLHLHLADDQGWRIVINGWERLATYGGSTQTGGGPGGYYTQADYAAIVAYAQARYITVVPEIDMPGHTNAALASYAELNCDGKARPLYTGTDVGFSSLCTSKEITYTFLDAVIGQLAALTPGKYLHIGGDEAQSTKPADYKTFMNRVQQITASHGKSALAWHDVVNATPAAGTVAQFWDTTTSNSAVATAARNGTKLVLSPANHAYLDMKYTSSSPIGQDWAGLVEVKKAYDWNPGAYLSGVAESAVSGVEAPLWTETVTTSADVEYLAFPRLAAIAELGWSPPSTHDWTAFSKRLAAQGPLWKLLGLKYYKSPQVPWPAGS, from the coding sequence ATGGCGGTTTCGCGAACACGACGTCTGCTGCGGCTCGGCCTGGTGGCCGCGCTGACGGCCGCGGCACTGGCCGGCGGGGTGGTCACCGCCTCGGCCGCGCCCGTCCCGTCCACCAGCGTCGTCCCGGCGCCCGCGAGCACTGTCCCGGCGAGCGGGGTGACGTACACCCTCGGCTCCGGCGTCGCGATCTCCGCCGACGTCGCCGCGATCGGGGACCAGCTCGCGACGACCCTGCGCCGGTCGACCGGCTACGCGGTCCCGGTGCACACGCCGCCGTCGGGCACCGACGGCGTCCGGCTGCTGCTCTCGGGCGCGCCGGATTCGGTCGGTGACCAGGGCTACCAGCTCGACGTCACGGCGTCGGGCGTGGTCGTGCGGGCCCGGCAGGCCGCGGGCCTGTTCGCCGGCGCCCAGACGCTGCTGCAGCTGCTCCCGCCCGCCGCCCAGGGCAGCACCACGGCGGCGGGGCCGTGGGTGCTGGCCGGCGGCCGGATCACCGACCAGCCGCGGTTCGGCTACCGCGGCGCGATGCTCGACGTCGCCCGGCACTTCTTCACCGTCGCGCAGGTCGAGCGGTACGTCGACCAGCTCGCCCGGTACAAGGTGAACACCCTGCACCTGCACCTGGCCGACGACCAGGGCTGGCGGATCGTGATCAACGGCTGGGAACGGCTGGCGACCTACGGCGGCAGCACCCAGACCGGCGGCGGGCCGGGCGGCTACTACACGCAGGCCGACTACGCCGCGATCGTCGCCTACGCGCAGGCGCGGTACATCACGGTCGTCCCGGAGATCGACATGCCGGGCCACACGAACGCCGCGCTGGCCTCCTACGCCGAGCTGAACTGCGACGGCAAGGCGCGCCCGCTCTACACCGGCACCGACGTCGGGTTCAGCTCGCTGTGCACGTCGAAGGAGATCACGTACACGTTCCTCGACGCCGTCATCGGCCAGCTGGCGGCCCTGACGCCGGGGAAGTACCTGCACATCGGCGGGGACGAGGCGCAGTCGACGAAACCGGCGGACTACAAGACGTTCATGAACCGCGTCCAGCAGATCACGGCGTCACACGGCAAGAGCGCGCTGGCCTGGCACGACGTCGTCAACGCGACCCCGGCGGCCGGCACCGTCGCGCAGTTCTGGGACACCACCACGAGCAACAGCGCAGTGGCGACGGCGGCCAGGAACGGGACGAAGCTCGTGCTGTCGCCGGCCAACCACGCCTACCTCGACATGAAGTACACGTCGAGCTCGCCGATCGGGCAGGACTGGGCCGGGCTGGTCGAGGTCAAGAAGGCCTACGACTGGAACCCCGGCGCGTACCTGTCGGGCGTCGCCGAGTCCGCCGTCTCGGGCGTCGAAGCTCCACTGTGGACGGAGACGGTCACGACGAGCGCGGACGTCGAGTACCTGGCCTTCCCGCGGCTCGCGGCGATCGCCGAGCTCGGCTGGTCGCCGCCGAGCACGCACGACTGGACGGCGTTCTCGAAGCGGCTCGCCGCCCAGGGACCGCTCTGGAAACTGCTGGGGCTCAAGTACTACAAGTCCCCGCAGGTGCCCTGGCCGGCCGGTTCCTAG
- a CDS encoding Na+/H+ antiporter, with product MITPVHIAAEIVALVVTVLVVSALARRLDWSAPLCLIVVGVGASYVPGVPEYHLDPEVVLLGLLPPLLYSAAIQTSLVDFRKNRGAIGLMSVGLVVFTAFGVGLVAWAVVPDLPLAGAIALGAIVAPPDAVAASVVARRVGMPRKLIRLLEGESLFNDAAALVALRTAIAALAGSVSIWQVGADFLRAAIGGIVVGLVIGFVAAFIRARMNEAVLDTALSFAVPFIAYIPAEAIHGSGVLAVVVAGLILGHKAPKILSGPARLASRLNWQTIAFLLENMVFLLIGLQLRRILSEVSETGLSLGLLTWICVAVLGATIATRMLWMLGIGTVKRLERRLVPKRPKAKIWPWRYSAVISWAGMRGVVTLAAAFVLPADTPQRAVLVLAAFVVVAGTLAVQGMTLPPLIRRLRLPRPDPAEDALQEASVLHDMTTAALTKLEEIQQPDDPPEIIQRIRDRLQNRSDSAWERLGRQSVLAETPSDAYRRLRIQLLEVERDQFLKARDAGSADDDVLRKVLERLDIEESMLDRAEEEPEVEGRELRTPAATAGSCKHLAHEWVDKDPSSPDTCAACVEEGTTWVHLRMCLKCGNVACCDSSPRRHATRHFHESRHPVMRSFEPGETWRWCFVDKQLG from the coding sequence ATGATTACCCCCGTGCACATCGCGGCAGAGATAGTGGCCCTGGTCGTGACCGTCCTCGTCGTCAGCGCGCTCGCGCGGCGGCTGGACTGGTCCGCGCCCCTGTGCCTGATCGTCGTCGGCGTCGGCGCGTCCTACGTGCCGGGCGTGCCCGAGTACCACCTGGACCCCGAGGTCGTGCTCCTCGGCCTGCTCCCGCCGCTGCTGTACTCGGCGGCCATCCAGACGTCCCTGGTGGACTTCCGGAAGAACCGCGGCGCGATCGGGCTGATGTCGGTCGGGCTGGTCGTGTTCACCGCCTTCGGCGTCGGGCTGGTCGCCTGGGCCGTGGTCCCCGACCTGCCGCTGGCCGGCGCGATCGCGCTCGGGGCGATCGTCGCACCGCCGGACGCGGTCGCCGCCAGCGTCGTCGCCCGCCGCGTCGGCATGCCCCGCAAGCTGATCCGGCTGCTGGAGGGCGAGAGCCTGTTCAACGACGCGGCCGCGCTGGTCGCGCTGCGCACGGCCATCGCCGCGCTGGCCGGCTCGGTCAGCATCTGGCAGGTCGGCGCCGACTTCCTGCGCGCGGCCATCGGCGGGATCGTGGTCGGGCTGGTCATCGGGTTCGTGGCCGCCTTCATCCGCGCGCGGATGAACGAAGCGGTGCTCGACACCGCGCTGTCGTTCGCGGTGCCGTTCATCGCCTACATCCCGGCCGAGGCGATCCACGGGTCCGGTGTGCTCGCGGTGGTCGTCGCCGGGCTGATCCTGGGGCACAAGGCCCCGAAGATCCTCTCCGGCCCGGCGCGGCTGGCCAGCAGGCTGAACTGGCAGACCATCGCGTTCCTGCTGGAGAACATGGTCTTCCTGCTGATCGGCCTGCAGCTGCGGCGGATCCTGTCCGAAGTCAGCGAAACCGGGTTGTCGCTGGGGTTGCTGACCTGGATATGCGTCGCGGTGCTCGGCGCGACGATCGCCACGCGGATGCTGTGGATGCTCGGGATCGGCACCGTGAAACGGCTGGAACGGCGGCTCGTGCCGAAGCGGCCGAAGGCGAAGATCTGGCCGTGGCGCTACTCCGCGGTGATCTCCTGGGCGGGGATGCGCGGGGTGGTCACGCTCGCCGCCGCGTTCGTGCTGCCCGCCGACACCCCGCAGCGGGCCGTGCTGGTGCTCGCCGCGTTCGTCGTCGTGGCCGGCACGCTCGCCGTGCAGGGCATGACGCTGCCGCCGCTGATCCGGCGGCTGCGCCTGCCGCGGCCGGACCCGGCGGAGGACGCGCTGCAGGAGGCGTCGGTGCTGCACGACATGACGACCGCGGCGCTGACGAAGCTCGAGGAGATCCAGCAGCCGGACGACCCGCCCGAGATCATCCAGCGCATCCGCGACCGGCTGCAGAACCGGTCCGACTCGGCGTGGGAGCGGCTCGGCCGGCAGAGCGTGCTGGCCGAGACGCCCAGCGACGCCTACCGCCGGCTGCGGATCCAGCTCCTCGAGGTCGAACGCGACCAGTTCCTGAAGGCCCGCGACGCCGGCAGCGCCGACGACGACGTCCTGCGGAAGGTCCTGGAGCGCCTCGACATCGAGGAGTCCATGCTCGACCGCGCCGAGGAGGAACCCGAGGTCGAGGGCCGCGAGCTGCGCACCCCGGCCGCGACGGCCGGCTCGTGCAAGCACCTGGCCCACGAGTGGGTCGACAAGGACCCCAGCTCGCCGGACACCTGCGCGGCCTGCGTCGAGGAGGGGACGACCTGGGTGCACCTGCGGATGTGCCTCAAGTGCGGCAACGTCGCGTGCTGCGACTCCTCGCCGCGCCGCCACGCGACCCGCCACTTCCACGAGAGCCGGCACCCGGTGATGCGCAGCTTCGAGCCGGGCGAGACGTGGCGATGGTGTTTCGTGGACAAACAGCTCGGCTAG